The nucleotide window AGCTGGGATGGGCATTCATTTTTAATACTTTTAAATTACGTTTTATACTAATGAAAAAAGTGTTTGATGAAGTTCACGGCTATATAACCTTGAATGACCTTGAAACCAAGATAGTGGACTCACCTATTTTTCAAAGGTTACGAAGGATAAAACAAACTAGTCTTGCCTACCTTGTTTACCCTGGTGCTATGCATACACGCTTTAGCCATTCTCTAGGGAGTTTCCACTTATCACAAAAAATTGGTGAAAAGTTAAGGCAGAACGGTATTCTGACGGATGAGGAACTCAGTGTCTTACGTATATCATCATTACTACATGATATAGGCCAATTTCCCTTTAGTCATGCAATAGAACCCCTTTATCTACAATATAATATAAGTAATAAAGTGCTCAGGAGTGAAATAATACGTAATGACGCTGAGTTAGAAGAAATTTTTGAAGAGTATTCAGTTAATACTGACAAGATCCTAGAGATATACAATGGCGAAAATACTTTTTCTAGCATTATAGATAGCGATGTAGATGTAGATCGTATGGACTATTTAATAAGGGATTCAAGACACACCGGTGTCCAATTAGGAAATTTAGACTTAGATAGACTAATAGATACCATTAGTTATGGAGAAGATAATAACATATTAGTACTAGAGAAAGGTCTCTATAGCCTAGAAAATTTTTACATCTCTCGACTTCATATGTATCAAGCTGTTTATTATCATAAGACTATTTTGGGTTATGAGTTGTATTTAAGAAATATATATAAGCAGATAGTCGATATTTGCTGCTCGGAATTATTTGATGAAAAATATATAAAGAAGAGTGTGAATGATGGTTCTATAGCTTATTGGGACGATGAATGGATTTTCTCAAAACTATATGAGGTTTTATCTGACTATAACATTTCAGACAATCTAAAAATGCAAGTGAAAAACTTTCTCAATAGAAATGGACCTAAAGTAGTATTTGAAGAGGTTTCGTTTGATAAGTTAACTACACCGCTTGAAGAGTTGGTTGGTAAGCTTGAAAGGTATGGAATTCCTAGAGAAGCCATATTTCCATTTGAAGAGAAAATAAAGATCATTGATAAAAATAAGATAAAAGTCTTCTCTAAGGGGAAATATAAAATGCTCAAAGACTTTTCAAATACATTACTTAACGTAGTACCTGAGTATATAAATATTAGCAGGATCTACGTTGACTATAAATTTGTTAATAGGGCAAGGGATCTATTGAGTTGAGACTCATACTGGTAGACGTAGATGGAACTTTAACATTAGATAGGGATACGTATCTCCTAGAGTTAGATGCTATAAAAGCTTTAAGGGAGATCCAGAAAAGTGGGTTTAAAGTGGGTATTGTTAGCGGTAATTCTTATCCGGTACTAAGAGCGCTCTATACCTATCTAGGTTTTAATGGGGGGATAGTGGCTGAAAACGGATGCGTAGTGTATTATGAAAAACTATATGAAGTGTGCGAGAAAATAAATAAAGATTTAATAGCTGAATTTGAAAGATTATTTAACGTAAAAGGAAGCTGGCAAAACGTGTACAAATGTTGCGATTTGACGTTTACTCCTCCTTATCTGACTAATGAAATGGTAAAGTGGGCGAAAGGTAGAGGTCTGTATATTAGAACTAGTGGTTATGCGATACATGTTTCTAAGTCTAAAAAGGGAAAGGGAGATGGAGTGAGGTTCTTAATCTCCCTTTTAGGTGTGAGTAAAGGTGATGTAATAGGCATAGGGGATTCTAGCACAGATATAGAGTTTTTGGAAGAGGTAGGTTTTAAGGTAGTGGTAGGAAATGGAGAAGAGGAAGTAAAAAAATTAGGAAACTATATAACTAGGGAGAAAAGTGGAAAAGGAGTAGTGGAGTTTGTGAATAAATTAATTAAAGGTGATATAGATGGAGGAATTAGAGGAGCTGGTATATAAATATGCATTACAAAACGCAGTAAAACATGATGGTAAAGCTAATGTAAACGCCGTAGTTAGTAAAATCTTTTCGGAAAGAGGAGATTTGAGGTCTAGAGCCAAGGAGATCGTCGAACTAACTAAGAAAATAGTGGATAAGGTAAATTCGATGAGTATTAACGACCAGATAAACGAGCTTAAGGAAAAATACCCAGAGATGCTTGAGGAAAAAAAGAAAGAGGAAACAGTAAAGAAAACGCTCCCGCCAATTTCAGTTAAAGGGTCACTAGTTACGCGATTTGCTCCTAACCCGGACGGTCCGTTACATTTAGGAAACGCTAGGGCTGCAATAATTTCCTATCAGTACGCCTCGATGTATAATGGGAAATTTATCCTCAGGTTTGATGATACTGACCCTAAGGTAAAGAAACCTATTAGAGAGGCTTATGATTGGATAAGGGAAGACTTAAAATGGCTAGGCATAAAGTGGGACTTAGAAGTTAGAGCCTCAGCTCGTTTAGAGATTTATTATAAATATGCTAGGGAACTTATTCAGAAAGGACATGCTTATGTAGACACGTGTAAAGAAGAGGAGTTTAAGGAGAAGAGGGATAAGGGCGAACCTTGCCCTAACAGGCTGAGAGATGCTTCCTATAATCTTGATTTATTCGAGAAAATGTTACAAGGTGAATTTAAAGAGGGAGAGGCTGTAGTTAGGTTAAAGACAGATCTAACCCTACCAGATCCGTCCCAAAGGGACTGGGTATTGCTTAGGATTATAGATGTAAAAGCTAATCCTCATCCTATTGAAGGTGATAAATACTGGTTATGGCCTACCTATAATTTTGCCAGTGCGATAGATGACCACGAGCTTGGTATAACACATATTTTTAGGGGGAAAGAACATGCAGTTAACGCAGAAAAACAGAAATGGGTATATAACTACCTGAGATGGACCTACCCTGAAGTCCATGAATTCGGTAGGCTCAAACTAGAAGGATTTATGATGAGTAAATCTAAGATTAGAACAGCATTAGATAGAGGATCTGGTATAGATGACCCGCGGCTACCTACACTAGCAGGGCTAAGGAGGAGAGGTATTTTACCTGATACTGTGAAAGAAATAATCATTACGGTAGGTCTTAAAGTTACTGATGCCACTATAAGTTTTGATAATATAGCTTCTATAAATAGGAAAAAGCTGGATCTAACAGCTAAGAGGCTGATGTTTGTCCCCAGCCCTAGGGAGTTTGAAATCGAATTACCAGATAAAATGACCGCTAAGATCCCATATCACCCTTCAGACCCGTCAAATTATCGTGAAATTACTGTAAGTCCCCACGATAAGGTAGTGATCGATTCTGAAGACGCCAAAGAAAAAGTCCTCAGGTTAATGGAGCTCTGTAACGTGGTAGTTGAAGGTGATAGACTAATCTATCACAGTAGGAGTGTTGAGGATGCTAGGAAAATAAATGCTAAAATTGTACAATGGACTAAGAAGAGCGAAGCTGTGGATATAGTAGTTTATATTGCGGATCCTAATTCAGGGATAAGAGAAATTCATGGGTTAGGAGAAAAATCAATAGCCCAGCTTAGAGAGAATGATATAGTCCAGTTTATTAGGTTTGGTTTCGTTAGAGTAGATAAGAAGGAGGAAGAAGGTAATAGAGTAAAAATTCATGCTATATTTTCACATGAGTAAGTTTTTTAACCTATTAGAAGTCATAACTTATTGCGTGACGAGCTTAGGAGGAGGATGAACGCATGTCAAAACCAACTTATGTAAAATTCGAAGTTCCGCAAGATTTGGCAGAGAAGGTATTGGAAGCTGTTAAAAAAGCTAGGGAAACCGGAAAAGTTAAGAAAGGTACTAATGAGACTACTAAAGCAATAGAAAGGGGCCAAGCAAAACTAGTTGTTATAGCTGAAGATGTTCAACCAGAAGAAATAGTAGCTCACTTGCCTCTACTTTGTGAGGAAAAAAAGATTCCGTATGTATATGTTCCCTCTAAGAAATCGCTAGGAGAAGCTTGTAACCTTCAAGTTGCAGCAGCTGCGGCGGCTATCATAGACCCTGGAGAAGCTAAAGAGATGGTAGATGAAATAATAAAGAGGGTAGAAGGATTAAAAGGCCAATCAAGTTAAAAATTTTTTAGTATGAATATTTTTGTTATTGCAAACATTTTTAACACGTCTGGAGTTTATACTCACATAAAAAATGTAACTGAGCATCTGGTTAAACTAGGCCACTCAGTTACCCTTTATACTCCATATTTTTTAATTGACCCTTCAAGAAGAAAAGTCTTAGAGGAATTAAAAGGTGTCCAAATACACCCTTTAGTCTACTCTAACCTAGAGAAAGTGAGTAAAACTCAAATCAGGACTTTTAGTTATTTTATCTCTTCTCATTTAGTTTATTTAAATTGGAATAATCTTGGATTGGATAGAAAAATATTAGACGAATTGCCTAAATTCGACATAGTATATGATATGCATGAAGATTCTGTAACATTACGGTTGTCCTATCACGTAGCTAAGAAAGCTGGTAAACCTCTGGTAAAGCTACTTCATGATGAACCTTTCAGGAACTCGTTTGGAAGAGGATATAGACACTTTTATGGGATTAAAGGTTGGGTTTATGACAGTATGATGTATTTCTTTTATAAGTTTGATAAGGAGGCGTTCTTAAGATCTATTAAGGACGGGGTCTTAAGAGGTATCGCAGGTGTATCTCCTTCCTCTTTTTTCTATTCTGGTCTGGATAAGATTTCGAGGAAATATAATATTATAACCAAGGTCTATAAGCCCGGTAATGCTTTTGATAAAGAAAAAGTAGCTAAGTATAGAAAAACAAGGAACAAGGAAAATTATGCGGTGTATTTTGCGAGATTAGTCCCTCAAAAAGGTCTATATGAACTCCCTAAAATAGCTGATAAGCTTGAGACTAAAATAGTAGTTTGTGGGAGACTTTATAATGAAAGAGATAGAAAGTTTCTTGACAACAAAAAAATAGAATATAAAGGATACGTCTTGATTGAAGACCTGTATAAAATTGTTGCTAATGCAAAAGTCCTAATTTATCCTTCTCATCAAGACGGATTTTCATTGGTCGTCTTAGATGCTTTAGCATTAGGTACTACGGTAGCGGCATACGATATACCAGCAGTTAGGTTTGTTTACGGAGGTCTAAAGCCGGTTAAAGTCGTAAAGGAGTACGATACATATAGCCTATCTAAAACTGCTAACGAGGTTATAAGGATGAATGATGATGAGTATGAAAGTGAGCATGAAGATGAAAAAGTGCGTCAATTTTTAGATATGCATTCCAGTTGGGAAAACGTTGCTAAAGAGACTGAAGCGTTTTTGTTAAACTTCGTGAAACCTTGAAAAGGTGTAGCGGACCCGCCGGGACTTGAACCCGGGACCACCGGCTTTCCTCATTAGACCGAAGGCCGGCGCTCTATCCTGGCTGAGCTACGGGTCCTCCAAACTTATAACGTATTTCACATAATTATAAATTTGTATATGGCTAAACAAGTTACACTTTTTGATTTTGCAACTACTAGCAAGAGAAAAGAAGAAGAGAAGAATACTAGACAAGAACAAAAGCAAGATAACCAGCAAGTAGATACTCCTTCGAAAAAGGAGATAGTAAAGAAAAGGGCTACGTGGATAAATGAGGTGGAAGAGGGAAAAACGTATTTTTTACTGCAAGTTGACTACGATGGTAAAAAAGGAAAGGCTGTTTGTAAGCTTTACGATAAGAGCACCGGTAAGATTTATGTATTATACGATAATACGAATCACAAGCCATATTTCTTAACCGATATTGAGCCAGATAAAGTGAGCAGAATAACTAAGATCGTTAGGGATCCCTCCTTTGATCACCTAGAGTTAGTTCAAAAAATAGACCCGTATACGGGGAAATACATTAAGCTCACTAAAGTTGTGACTAAAGATCCGCTTGCAGTAAGGAGAATGAGGAGTTCGGTACCTAAAGCATTTGAAGCTCATATTAAGTATTTCAATAATTATGTATATGATTTAGGTCTGATTCCAGGTCTACCTTATGCCGTTAAGAAAGGAAAACTGGAGCCAGTAAAGCCTGATCTCAAGGGCGAGGAAGTCGAGGAAATAAAGAAGGCATTTGCAGATTCAGATGAAATGACAAAGAGAACTGTAGAGGAATGGATACCGATCTTTGAGAGTGAAGTACCGGATGTAAAGAGAGTGGGCATAGACATAGAAGTTTATACACCATCTAAAGGGAGGGTACCTTCTCCAGAGAGAGCTGAGTACCCTATTATTAGCATAGGTCTTGCTGGTAGTGATGGGCTCAAGAAAGTCCTTGTTTTAATGAGGCATGATGTAAGTACTGAGATACCGTCTAAAGATATTAGTGTAGAGACTTTTCAAACGGAACGTGAACTCTTGGCGCGGTTCTTTGACATAGTTTCAGACTACCCGCTTATTCTTACGTTTAACGGAGATGATTTCGATATACCGTATATTTACTTTAGGGCATTAAGGCTGAACTTTAAGGAAGAAGAAATACCTTTTGACATCGTTAATGACGAGGGAAAGTTCCTACCTGGAATTCATATTGATTTGTATAAGTTCTTCTTTAATAAAGCTGTGCGGAATTATGCTTTTGAAGGAAAATATAGTGAGTATAATCTTGATGCTGTGGCCAATGCTCTATTGGGCATGTCAAAGGTTAAGCTTGATACGTTTATAAGTTTCCTAGACTTAAGTAAATTGGTAGAGTATAATTTTAGAGACGCCGAAATTACTCTAAAACTTACAACTTATAGTAATAACCTAGTATGGAAATTAATTATTTTATTGGCAAGAATTTCTAAGCTAGGACTAGAGGAATTAACAAGGACAGAAGTATCTACATGGGTTAAGAATTTATACTATTGGGAACATAGGCAGCTAAATTGGCTAATACCGCTAAAGGAAGATATACTTGCAAGGTCTAATGAGATTAAAACAGCTGCTGTAATAAAGGGAAAGAGGTATAAAGGTGCTGTAGTAATTGATCCTCCCGCAGGGGTATACTTTAACGTAGTAGTATTAGATTTTGCGTCACTGTATCCATCTATAATCAGGAATTGGAATATCAGTTACGAGACTGTTGACAACATGGAATGTAAGAAGAAAGAATGGATAGTCGACGAGCAAGGACAAAAGCTCCATTTTGTCTGTACGGATAGACCTGGTATAACTGCTGTGATTACGGGATTACTTAGAGATTTTAGAGTCAAAATATATAAGAAAAAAGCTAAGCAAAAAGGTATTTCGGAGGAACAAAGGTCACTTTATGATGTGGTTCAAAGGGCTATGAAAGTGTTTATAAATGCCACCTACGGGGTGTTTGGTGCCGAGACTTTCCCGCTTTATGCGCCGGCGGTAGCAGAGAGTGTAACGGCAATAGGAAGGTATGTTATAACCACTACTTCGCAGACTACAAGGTCTCTGGGGTTACAAGTATTATATGGAGATACAGACTCGTTATTCATTCATAATCCTTCTAAAGAAAAACTAGAGGAAATAATAAAATTTGTAAAGGAAAAATTCGGTCTAGATTTAGAGGTAGATAAAGTTTATAAATTTGTAGCTTTCTCTGGGCTAAAGAAGAACTATCTAGGGGTTTATCCCGATGGAAAAACCGATATTAAAGGAATGTTAGCTAAGAAGCGCAATACACCAGAATTCATTAAGAAGGAGTTTAATGAGGTTAAGGCATTAATTGCTTCAATGAATTCGCCTGACGATATCTCTAAGATAAAGGTTGAATTAGAGAATAAAATAAAGGACATTTATAACAAACTAAAGAATAGAGGGTATAACTTAGATGAGTTAGCCTTTAGAATCATGCTGTCTAAACCTCTCGATGCTTACAAGAAAAATACTCCACAACACGTTAAAGCCGCTTTACAATTAAGAGCTTATGGCGTTACAGTCCTTCCCAGAGATGTTATTCTCTTTGTGAAGGTAAAAAATAAGGATGGGGTAAAGCCAGTTCAGTTATCTAAATTAAGTGAGATAGATACTGATAAGTATGTAGAAGCCCTAAGGAGTACGTTTGAACAGATCTTAAGGGCGTTCAATATAAGTTGGGATGAAATAGTCTCAACTATAACTATTGACTCATTTTTCTCTAAGCAAAAATAATTTTTTATATAGTTAAAAATTTTTATTCTTCTTCCTCTTCTTCTTCTAAATCTAGAGGTTTCTGAGAGGTGGCTTGGACAGCGTAATCTGTAAGCTCTTTCTCAATGTTCTCATCTATGTAAGGAGATACAACATATACTTTCATATCTCTATAATCAGAATCCATCCATCTATTATCGAAACTTATTATATAAACTGGTATTTCTGCTACGGCTTCGGTTTTAGTCCTAGATTTAAGATAATTCTTTATAATTTCATATACATTAGGCTTTAGAGGAAGCGGTATTTTAACTTCGTACATATCCCTCATTATAGTAAAGTCTGAAGAGTTTTCATTCCATTCCTTTAAGGCATTTGACGCTATATCACGCAACACCTTATCGAATTCTCCTTCGACAAGTTCTTTTTTCGTTATATTTCCGTCCTCGCTCCTTAACACAAGCACTTTCATCAAGTTTCACCAATAACATATAAGTACACAAGGTGTGTCATATTTCCGTCCTCTACTTTTACAACCTCTTTAGGTTTCCATCCCCTCATTTCGAATTCATGGGATACTATTCTAGTACCAGGCTTAAGTTCTTTCTGAAGCTTTGGCATTAGCATTTCATTAACATTTGTCAGTAAAAACATAGTAACTACCGTGGCTTCTGATATGTCTACTTCAAAGAAATTCCCCTTAACAACATGGGCTATTCCTTCTACCCCATTTCTCTTTATATTTTCTATGGCTTCTTTTATTCTCTCATCATTTATCTCTACTCCTACGGCTTTTTTCACGTGAAAGTCCTTAGCTGCGGTAACAATTATCCTCCCATCTCCACATCCTAGGTCGTATACTATATCTTCAGGTCCTGCTCCAGCTATTTCTAGCATTCTTTTTACTACTTTCTCTGGCGTTGGTACGTATGGTACATGTGGAACGTAACTCACGACTCTCACTTATACTTAAACTATTCAGGTAATATTTTTAATTTTGTTAATTGCTTCCTCCTTTCCTTTTTCAGGATCTGGCTGGAACTTCTGGTTAAATGGCATTTGTGTCAGTACCGGTACGATTTTTCCGTCGTCAGTCTGAACAAATAATTGAGGTAGGAATGGCATACCGAATTCGTCTTTCTCTCCATAATCCGTAAGGAAAGTATAGTCCTCTATTTTTATCTCTTTTTCAAGATTTAACTGTGTGCTCAAATCCTCAGTAACTTTTACAAACGCCTTGTGGGATGGGTGAGATTCAGATGTTACCAAGATCAGTTTTTTAGCCTTCATAGTCCCATTAAAAGTACGGCAAGTAGTTAATAACGGTGTTGGTTCGTGATAACGAGGATAAGAAGACAGTCAAAGAAGTTACTTCAGCCAATAGCAAAGCTTTTTGTAAAGTCCGGAGTGACCGCCAATACTATAACTATTGCGGGACTCTTCTTGTCGTTTTTATACTTATTAGTTATTTTTATTTATAAAAATCCTCTGCTCGGAATCCTGTTAATTTCGTTTTCGGCCTTTATGGACGCATTAGACGGGGAAGTAGCAAGGTTAACTAGAACTGCTGGAGTTAAAGGCAGTTTTATAGATAGTAGTTTAGATAGAATTGAGGACATAAATTACCTTTTAGGTCTTTTAGTCCTCGGTTTTTCACCCTTGATAGTAAGTCTGCTAATAGGTTTGTCATTAGTAATACCCTATCTAAGGGCTAAAGGTGAATCGTTAGGTCTAACTAAAATTGAAGGTAGGGGAATAATAGAAAGGGGAGAGAGAATAATATTCATTATAGTTACGCTTTTCTTAGGTTTCTTTTCCTTTAAAATCGCCTTTATATTCCTCATAATATTCTGCTTATTATCAGCAATAACGGTAATCCAGAGGTTTTATTATATTTATAGAAGTTTACCGTAATATAGCTGTAAAGGATTAATTACTCCACACTCATTTACACATAGCCCTTTCTCTTTTAATTTCTGACACGAATACACTATGTACTTGTTATTTCTAAGCTTTTTATACTCGTCAGTAAATCCCTCTACCTCTGACCCTATGTCAATAAGGTAAGTTATGATTATCTTTTTCTCTTCATCAGAGAGATTATCTTTTTTCTTCATAAGTTCTAACATGCACGGGGGTGTCTTTCTACCTCTTATATTATCTGCCATTTTCTTGATCTCATCTGGTAAGTCAGTTAGTTGGGTTTGCTTTACTATACTACTCATTCTATCTTTTATCCTTTCAACAACTAAGTCTATTAGCTCTTCCTTATCTATGTAAACATTTCCTTTAGAAAGTATATGTTTACGCAGACTATATCTATCGTCTTTTTTCCTTAATTCTATCGTATATTTTAAATAGTCTAAAAAAGGGATAGAATAAGGAAGCCTGATTATCTTTATTTTTTTGCCGTTTTGTATCTCACGTAATTCTAATCCTTCCTCATTATTAATATTAATCCCTAATATCTTACCTATTTCTATTACCACAGAGGGCTGTTCAAATTTTAACTCCTGCTTAAATAGATTTACCTCACTTTCGATAAACTTTTCCGTAATAATCTTACTCCCTAGGGCAGACAAGATCAGGATAGATAGATAGAATACTAAAACAGTATCACCATGAAGTTTAGAGTAAGGGAGATTTTGTTTGTCTCGGATTACATTCTCTATCCTTGTTCTTGCTTCCATAAGCTTTTCCTTGCTTGTAGATAATAGGTCCTTAATAGTAACTGAGCTACCATATTTACTTAGCTCGTCTTCTAAGCTCTTTAAGAAAGGATATTTTGAGTAATCAATAAGAGCCAATTCGATCCTAATGTAATAAAGAAATTTTATAAGCTTATATTCCACGCGTGAACTAGATGTGAGAATATGAAAATATTTGTAGCCTCAGCGTGGCCTTATGTAAACTCAGTCCCTCACCTTGGAAACCTCATAGGTTCAATCTTGTCAGCTGATGTGTTCGCTAGATACGCGAGACTAAAGTACGGAAAGGAGAACGTAATTTTTGTTAGCGGAAGCGATGAACATGGGACTCCAATAGAAATAGAAGCCAAAAAAAGGGGAGTCAACCCAAAAACTCTAACAGACCAAGCACATGAATATGATAAGAAGCTTTTCCTTGAAACGTGGGAAATTACTTTTGATAATTACACTAGGACAGAGTCTCAAGTGCATAAAGATTTCGTGAGGAATTTCCTATTACGCTTAGATAAATATATCAAAGTAGAGGAGGACGAAATACCTTACTGCGAACATGACAAGTTATTTTTACCTGACAGGTTTATAAAGGGTACTTGTCCCTACTGTGGTTTTGAGGACGCTAGAGGAGATCAATGTGATAATTGCGGTAGATTGCTTACTCCTAAAATGCTCATAAACCCCAAGTGTGCTTTATGCGGTAGTACTCCAGTTATTAAGAAAACTAAACACTGGTTTTTTGATTTAACTGAGTTTAACGATAAGATCGAGAACTGGATTTCCTCTTCACGTTATATGCCTGAAAACGTTAAATCCGTTGCCTTAAGTTGGGTTAAGGAAGGTCTAAAACCTAGGAGTATAACAAGGGATAACTCATGGGGTATACCGGCACCTTTCGAAGGTGCGGAAAACAAGACTATTTACGTATGGTTTGAAGCACTATTGGGGTATATTTCTGCAACAATAGAATACTTCGCAAACGGCGAAGAAAAAGACAAATGGAAGGAGTTCTGGTTTGGGAATAACGTAAAAAGTTATTACTTTATAGGAAAGGACAATATACCTTTCCACGCCGTTATTCTGCCCGCTATGCTCATGGCATCTGGGGAAGGCTACGTGTTACCTACTGTTATAGCGTCTACCGAGTACTTACTTTACGAAGGCCAAAAATTTAGTAAGAGCAGGAAAATCGGCATATGGATAGATGAAGCTAAAGAGCTTATGGACATAGAATATTGGAGATTTGTCCTGATTAGATTGAGACCTGAGGAAAGAGATACTAATTTTACATGGAGAGAAGCAATTAGGATAGTAAATACAGAAATAAATGACGACATAGGGAATTATGCTAACAGAGTCCTTTCCATGGTGAATAGGTACTTTGAGGGTACCATACCTACGCCTAATGAGGGGTCGTATACTAAGGATGATAATAATTATATCCAAGAAATCAATACTGCTCCAAAAAGGATGGGAGACCTAATTGAGCTAGGTAAATTAAAAGCTGGAACAGAGGAACTACTTAAACTTGCAAGGGATGGCAATTCATACCTTAACACAAGGGCGCCATGGAATTTAATTAAGGCTGATAAAGAACAAGCTGCCAACGTACTATTTATAGCTTCAAATTCACTGAGGACTATCGCGGTAATGTTATACCCTCTAATGCCCTATCATGCGTCAAGGCTTTACTCCCAGCTCGGGTTGAGTGAAATAGAATCAGAGAAATGGGATGAAGCAGGAGAGTTAAAGCTTAAGCCAGGGCATAAAATAGGAAAAGTAGAACCTCTATTTAAGAAACTAGACCTTCCGATAGAAGATGAAGTCAAACTTCACCAAGAAATCCAGAAAAAATTGGAAGAGATAAGGAAAAAAGTAGAAAAAAATAGACCTGAATTATTAAGATAAGATTTCTATATAAGCTACTTGGGGTTCAAACTTTCTTCCTCTTCCTTCATAGAATTTACTGAACATTTCGTAGAAGTGAAGCCTCATATCTTGTATGAATACTATTAGACCTTCTAGTGCTATAGCCAGCAAATTCCCTATTATAATAATTATGATGGCAATGGGGTTTGTTAAAAGTCCTATCACTGTAGACGGATATCCAGCTGCTAGATATCCCATATAAGAAAAGGCATAAAGGATATAATAGTGGGCTACTGCGAACACTAATACTCGTATAAACGATATCGTATTTGATAATAGTAAAATTCCGGCTTCGAATCCGCCTTCTATGAATCCGAACACTATGGCACCTACA belongs to Stygiolobus caldivivus and includes:
- a CDS encoding DNA-directed DNA polymerase I, whose translation is MAKQVTLFDFATTSKRKEEEKNTRQEQKQDNQQVDTPSKKEIVKKRATWINEVEEGKTYFLLQVDYDGKKGKAVCKLYDKSTGKIYVLYDNTNHKPYFLTDIEPDKVSRITKIVRDPSFDHLELVQKIDPYTGKYIKLTKVVTKDPLAVRRMRSSVPKAFEAHIKYFNNYVYDLGLIPGLPYAVKKGKLEPVKPDLKGEEVEEIKKAFADSDEMTKRTVEEWIPIFESEVPDVKRVGIDIEVYTPSKGRVPSPERAEYPIISIGLAGSDGLKKVLVLMRHDVSTEIPSKDISVETFQTERELLARFFDIVSDYPLILTFNGDDFDIPYIYFRALRLNFKEEEIPFDIVNDEGKFLPGIHIDLYKFFFNKAVRNYAFEGKYSEYNLDAVANALLGMSKVKLDTFISFLDLSKLVEYNFRDAEITLKLTTYSNNLVWKLIILLARISKLGLEELTRTEVSTWVKNLYYWEHRQLNWLIPLKEDILARSNEIKTAAVIKGKRYKGAVVIDPPAGVYFNVVVLDFASLYPSIIRNWNISYETVDNMECKKKEWIVDEQGQKLHFVCTDRPGITAVITGLLRDFRVKIYKKKAKQKGISEEQRSLYDVVQRAMKVFINATYGVFGAETFPLYAPAVAESVTAIGRYVITTTSQTTRSLGLQVLYGDTDSLFIHNPSKEKLEEIIKFVKEKFGLDLEVDKVYKFVAFSGLKKNYLGVYPDGKTDIKGMLAKKRNTPEFIKKEFNEVKALIASMNSPDDISKIKVELENKIKDIYNKLKNRGYNLDELAFRIMLSKPLDAYKKNTPQHVKAALQLRAYGVTVLPRDVILFVKVKNKDGVKPVQLSKLSEIDTDKYVEALRSTFEQILRAFNISWDEIVSTITIDSFFSKQK
- a CDS encoding HD domain-containing protein gives rise to the protein MKKVFDEVHGYITLNDLETKIVDSPIFQRLRRIKQTSLAYLVYPGAMHTRFSHSLGSFHLSQKIGEKLRQNGILTDEELSVLRISSLLHDIGQFPFSHAIEPLYLQYNISNKVLRSEIIRNDAELEEIFEEYSVNTDKILEIYNGENTFSSIIDSDVDVDRMDYLIRDSRHTGVQLGNLDLDRLIDTISYGEDNNILVLEKGLYSLENFYISRLHMYQAVYYHKTILGYELYLRNIYKQIVDICCSELFDEKYIKKSVNDGSIAYWDDEWIFSKLYEVLSDYNISDNLKMQVKNFLNRNGPKVVFEEVSFDKLTTPLEELVGKLERYGIPREAIFPFEEKIKIIDKNKIKVFSKGKYKMLKDFSNTLLNVVPEYINISRIYVDYKFVNRARDLLS
- a CDS encoding phosphoglycolate phosphatase, which translates into the protein MRLILVDVDGTLTLDRDTYLLELDAIKALREIQKSGFKVGIVSGNSYPVLRALYTYLGFNGGIVAENGCVVYYEKLYEVCEKINKDLIAEFERLFNVKGSWQNVYKCCDLTFTPPYLTNEMVKWAKGRGLYIRTSGYAIHVSKSKKGKGDGVRFLISLLGVSKGDVIGIGDSSTDIEFLEEVGFKVVVGNGEEEVKKLGNYITREKSGKGVVEFVNKLIKGDIDGGIRGAGI
- a CDS encoding glutamate--tRNA ligase; translated protein: MEELEELVYKYALQNAVKHDGKANVNAVVSKIFSERGDLRSRAKEIVELTKKIVDKVNSMSINDQINELKEKYPEMLEEKKKEETVKKTLPPISVKGSLVTRFAPNPDGPLHLGNARAAIISYQYASMYNGKFILRFDDTDPKVKKPIREAYDWIREDLKWLGIKWDLEVRASARLEIYYKYARELIQKGHAYVDTCKEEEFKEKRDKGEPCPNRLRDASYNLDLFEKMLQGEFKEGEAVVRLKTDLTLPDPSQRDWVLLRIIDVKANPHPIEGDKYWLWPTYNFASAIDDHELGITHIFRGKEHAVNAEKQKWVYNYLRWTYPEVHEFGRLKLEGFMMSKSKIRTALDRGSGIDDPRLPTLAGLRRRGILPDTVKEIIITVGLKVTDATISFDNIASINRKKLDLTAKRLMFVPSPREFEIELPDKMTAKIPYHPSDPSNYREITVSPHDKVVIDSEDAKEKVLRLMELCNVVVEGDRLIYHSRSVEDARKINAKIVQWTKKSEAVDIVVYIADPNSGIREIHGLGEKSIAQLRENDIVQFIRFGFVRVDKKEEEGNRVKIHAIFSHE
- the rpl7ae gene encoding 50S ribosomal protein L7Ae, producing MSKPTYVKFEVPQDLAEKVLEAVKKARETGKVKKGTNETTKAIERGQAKLVVIAEDVQPEEIVAHLPLLCEEKKIPYVYVPSKKSLGEACNLQVAAAAAAIIDPGEAKEMVDEIIKRVEGLKGQSS
- a CDS encoding glycosyltransferase family 4 protein; translated protein: MNIFVIANIFNTSGVYTHIKNVTEHLVKLGHSVTLYTPYFLIDPSRRKVLEELKGVQIHPLVYSNLEKVSKTQIRTFSYFISSHLVYLNWNNLGLDRKILDELPKFDIVYDMHEDSVTLRLSYHVAKKAGKPLVKLLHDEPFRNSFGRGYRHFYGIKGWVYDSMMYFFYKFDKEAFLRSIKDGVLRGIAGVSPSSFFYSGLDKISRKYNIITKVYKPGNAFDKEKVAKYRKTRNKENYAVYFARLVPQKGLYELPKIADKLETKIVVCGRLYNERDRKFLDNKKIEYKGYVLIEDLYKIVANAKVLIYPSHQDGFSLVVLDALALGTTVAAYDIPAVRFVYGGLKPVKVVKEYDTYSLSKTANEVIRMNDDEYESEHEDEKVRQFLDMHSSWENVAKETEAFLLNFVKP